The following proteins are encoded in a genomic region of Xenopus laevis strain J_2021 chromosome 3L, Xenopus_laevis_v10.1, whole genome shotgun sequence:
- the gltpd2.L gene encoding ceramide-1-phosphate transfer protein isoform X1 produces MACQGPMKMGYHGVLRLILPLVLLFLFLYMSITKLPGVYLHECIQDGKPCSQIQNDVIEEVKVEPSTSFKLDPSDVQLLEDVLKNCKQHEFQIGRMVEAFRFCVTEKKDILLEEYLTAWRQLIKFMDALGAVFTFISSEAMTKVNILQGYLNGEHGKHYRTVTSMVKYELENEVVNFKELPPNHVPSGCRTLLRLHRALKFLEVFLYNLGMSVGRDKTSEMCADAYRKTLSHHHSWLIRQVAEVAFLALPPLEDMYKVVCVSHHKEAKIVLLTTVDDIVKVYNITQEVYTEHGMLDLP; encoded by the exons ATGGCTTGCCAGGGTCCCATGAAGATGGGTTACCACGGGGTCCTACGGCTCATCCTCCCATTGGTTCTCCTATTTCTGTTCCTGTATATGAGCATCACCAAACTAC CAGGTGTTTACCTCCATGAGTGCATCCAAGATGGGAAGCCCTGCAGCCAGATTCAGAATGATGTGATTGAGGAAGTTAAA GTAGAACCTTCCACGTCCTTCAAGCTGGATCCATCAGACGTGCAGTTGTTAGAGGATGTTCTGAAGAACTGCAAGCAGCATGAGTTTCAGATTGGGAGGATGGTGGAGGCCTTCCGCTTCTGTGTGACAGAGAAGAAGGATATCTTGCTGGAGGAATATCTCACAGCATGGAGACAGCTGATCAA GTTCATGGATGCCTTAGGTGCTGTCTTCACCTTCATCTCCAGCGAAGCTATGACCAAGGTCAACATTCTCCAAGGATATCTAAATGGAGAACATGGGAAACACTACAGAACTGTTACCTCCATGGTAAAGTATGAGCTGGAGAATGAAGTGGTCAACTTCAAAGAACTACCACCTAATCATGTACCTTCTGGGTGTCGAACACTCTTGCGCCTGCACCGGGCCCTGAAGTTTTTAGAGGTATTCCTTTACAATCTAGGTATGAGTGTTGGACGGGATAAAACTTCTGAGATGTGTGCCGATGCATACCGCAAGACCCTATCACACCATCACAGCTGGTTAATTCGGCAGGTTGCTGAGGTGGCCTTCCTTGCACTCCCACCTCTTGAGGACATGTATAAGGTGGTATGTGTGAGCCATCACAAAGAGGCCAAGATTGTCCTTCTGACCACTGTAGATGACATAGTTAAAGTCTACAACATTACCCAGGAGGTGTATACAGAACATGGTATGCTGGACCTGCCATGA
- the gltpd2.L gene encoding ceramide-1-phosphate transfer protein isoform X2 — translation MACQGPMKMGYHGVLRLILPLVLLFLFLYMSITKLRVYLHECIQDGKPCSQIQNDVIEEVKVEPSTSFKLDPSDVQLLEDVLKNCKQHEFQIGRMVEAFRFCVTEKKDILLEEYLTAWRQLIKFMDALGAVFTFISSEAMTKVNILQGYLNGEHGKHYRTVTSMVKYELENEVVNFKELPPNHVPSGCRTLLRLHRALKFLEVFLYNLGMSVGRDKTSEMCADAYRKTLSHHHSWLIRQVAEVAFLALPPLEDMYKVVCVSHHKEAKIVLLTTVDDIVKVYNITQEVYTEHGMLDLP, via the exons ATGGCTTGCCAGGGTCCCATGAAGATGGGTTACCACGGGGTCCTACGGCTCATCCTCCCATTGGTTCTCCTATTTCTGTTCCTGTATATGAGCATCACCAAACTAC GTGTTTACCTCCATGAGTGCATCCAAGATGGGAAGCCCTGCAGCCAGATTCAGAATGATGTGATTGAGGAAGTTAAA GTAGAACCTTCCACGTCCTTCAAGCTGGATCCATCAGACGTGCAGTTGTTAGAGGATGTTCTGAAGAACTGCAAGCAGCATGAGTTTCAGATTGGGAGGATGGTGGAGGCCTTCCGCTTCTGTGTGACAGAGAAGAAGGATATCTTGCTGGAGGAATATCTCACAGCATGGAGACAGCTGATCAA GTTCATGGATGCCTTAGGTGCTGTCTTCACCTTCATCTCCAGCGAAGCTATGACCAAGGTCAACATTCTCCAAGGATATCTAAATGGAGAACATGGGAAACACTACAGAACTGTTACCTCCATGGTAAAGTATGAGCTGGAGAATGAAGTGGTCAACTTCAAAGAACTACCACCTAATCATGTACCTTCTGGGTGTCGAACACTCTTGCGCCTGCACCGGGCCCTGAAGTTTTTAGAGGTATTCCTTTACAATCTAGGTATGAGTGTTGGACGGGATAAAACTTCTGAGATGTGTGCCGATGCATACCGCAAGACCCTATCACACCATCACAGCTGGTTAATTCGGCAGGTTGCTGAGGTGGCCTTCCTTGCACTCCCACCTCTTGAGGACATGTATAAGGTGGTATGTGTGAGCCATCACAAAGAGGCCAAGATTGTCCTTCTGACCACTGTAGATGACATAGTTAAAGTCTACAACATTACCCAGGAGGTGTATACAGAACATGGTATGCTGGACCTGCCATGA